A genome region from Dickeya dadantii NCPPB 898 includes the following:
- a CDS encoding ABC transporter substrate-binding protein: MKIRTFIGMAALIAISLSGGIAAAQEDNRPELRIAVQKNPETQEPVDAASNVAFRNNPSIHETLLKLDLDGHFSVQPNLATSWRWIDDKTLEVKLRKGVIFHDGREMTAEDVAFSFGPERLTDPKAPGYPTYLTSFSSLAHVDVVDPETVRFVTKFKDPILLQRLASYAAVVISKDAWIKMGGDWAKWKQKPVGAGPYKVLESVANDHVTLVAHDRYFGGKPNAKRVTFKVVPEVSSRIAGLLAGDYDIATDLPPDQLDVVNKSGNATVVGGPVPNNRILFFDKYNPALKDPRVRQALILAIDRQAIVDTIWNGLTVVPNGEQFKEFGPIYMKDRPKYEYNPEKARQLLKAAGYKGEPIAIRSQNNYYTAENTVSEAVVAMWQAVGINAKLEFVEAGKLFDNANGRATGNWSSTAVIADPYVSIYSMAFARTASMGTQKIWINDEFDALGAKLEQAVAPADRAKIFSDMLDIIEWKDPGITVLHQNAVFFGVSNKVKWKPQHAFAMDLGPQNLSFVNAAG; encoded by the coding sequence ATGAAGATAAGAACCTTTATCGGTATGGCGGCGTTGATCGCCATCTCCCTTTCAGGCGGCATCGCGGCCGCTCAGGAAGACAATCGTCCTGAGCTACGGATCGCGGTTCAGAAAAACCCGGAGACACAGGAGCCGGTCGACGCGGCGTCCAACGTCGCTTTCCGCAACAATCCCTCGATTCACGAGACGCTGCTGAAACTTGACCTTGATGGCCACTTCTCGGTGCAGCCGAACCTGGCGACCTCGTGGCGATGGATTGACGATAAAACCCTCGAAGTAAAGCTGCGCAAAGGGGTCATTTTCCACGACGGCCGTGAGATGACCGCGGAGGACGTCGCCTTTTCGTTCGGACCGGAACGGTTGACCGACCCGAAGGCGCCCGGTTATCCCACCTATCTGACCAGCTTCAGCAGCCTTGCTCATGTCGATGTGGTGGATCCGGAAACCGTCCGTTTCGTCACTAAGTTCAAGGACCCGATTTTGTTACAGCGGCTGGCCAGTTATGCCGCGGTGGTTATCAGCAAAGACGCCTGGATTAAGATGGGCGGCGACTGGGCGAAGTGGAAACAAAAGCCGGTCGGCGCCGGGCCCTACAAGGTTCTCGAATCTGTTGCCAACGATCATGTCACGCTGGTCGCTCACGACAGGTATTTCGGTGGAAAGCCTAATGCGAAGCGCGTCACCTTCAAGGTGGTGCCGGAAGTGTCATCCCGTATCGCCGGCCTTCTGGCGGGGGATTATGACATTGCGACCGATTTGCCGCCGGATCAGCTCGACGTGGTGAACAAGTCCGGCAACGCGACGGTCGTCGGAGGCCCGGTGCCGAACAACCGCATCCTCTTCTTCGACAAGTACAACCCGGCGCTCAAGGATCCGCGCGTTCGTCAGGCGTTGATTCTTGCCATCGACCGTCAGGCGATCGTCGACACCATCTGGAACGGCCTGACCGTCGTCCCGAACGGCGAGCAGTTCAAGGAGTTCGGCCCCATCTACATGAAGGACCGGCCGAAATACGAATACAATCCGGAAAAAGCCCGGCAACTGCTGAAAGCGGCCGGCTACAAAGGCGAACCGATCGCAATCCGCTCGCAGAACAACTACTACACGGCTGAAAACACGGTCAGCGAAGCGGTCGTCGCCATGTGGCAGGCGGTCGGCATCAACGCCAAACTGGAGTTTGTTGAAGCCGGCAAGCTCTTCGATAACGCCAACGGTCGGGCGACCGGCAACTGGTCCAGCACCGCGGTTATTGCCGACCCTTACGTCTCCATCTACTCGATGGCGTTCGCCAGAACCGCATCGATGGGCACGCAGAAGATCTGGATCAATGACGAATTCGATGCGCTCGGCGCGAAGCTTGAACAGGCGGTAGCTCCGGCGGATCGCGCCAAAATCTTCTCCGACATGCTGGACATCATTGAATGGAAGGACCCAGGCATCACTGTCCTTCACCAGAACGCCGTCTTCTTCGGCGTCTCCAACAAGGTGAAGTGGAAACCGCAGCACGCCTTCGCGATGGATCTGGGTCCGCAAAACCTGTCCTTCGTCAATGCCGCCGGGTGA
- a CDS encoding ABC transporter ATP-binding protein yields MRESVLSIHDLSISFPAGKHRTTPVRSVSFDVRKGEILGIVGESGSGKSLSCLAVAGLLPATAQASGAVAIGGQTFAAADLPKALASKRLPPIGMIFQEPVSCLNPVRSVGEQIAEAARSAGHSAEQARKIALQLLKDVAIDEPETRYHDYPSQFSGGMCQRVMIATALALEPQLVIADEPTTALDVTVQAQVVSLLVSLVRQRGIAMIFISHDLDLIAEVCDRIVVMYGGEIMEVGTTENIYARPSHPYTRLLLNAMPGHGEPLTRLVEMPHDWRLDAAASLTSVERIP; encoded by the coding sequence ATGCGCGAATCCGTTCTCTCCATTCACGACTTGAGCATTTCCTTTCCCGCGGGAAAGCACAGGACGACGCCGGTCAGGTCGGTATCCTTTGACGTCAGGAAGGGCGAAATACTGGGCATTGTGGGGGAAAGCGGTTCCGGAAAATCGCTTTCATGCCTCGCCGTAGCCGGCCTGCTGCCGGCTACGGCCCAGGCTTCCGGCGCGGTCGCTATTGGCGGCCAGACGTTCGCCGCCGCCGATCTGCCGAAAGCGCTGGCGTCGAAACGACTTCCGCCGATCGGCATGATCTTCCAGGAACCGGTATCCTGCCTCAATCCGGTACGCAGCGTTGGCGAGCAAATCGCCGAGGCGGCGCGAAGTGCCGGGCATTCTGCGGAACAGGCCCGCAAGATTGCGCTGCAACTCCTGAAAGACGTCGCCATCGACGAGCCGGAGACGCGCTACCATGACTATCCTTCGCAGTTTTCCGGCGGCATGTGCCAGCGCGTCATGATCGCCACGGCGCTGGCGCTGGAACCGCAACTGGTCATCGCCGACGAACCGACGACCGCGCTCGACGTCACGGTGCAGGCTCAGGTGGTGTCGCTGCTGGTGTCGCTGGTACGCCAACGCGGCATAGCCATGATTTTCATCAGCCACGACCTTGACCTGATCGCGGAGGTCTGCGATCGCATCGTCGTGATGTACGGCGGTGAGATCATGGAAGTCGGCACGACTGAAAACATCTATGCACGTCCGAGCCATCCCTACACCCGGCTGTTACTCAACGCGATGCCGGGGCACGGCGAACCGCTCACCCGGCTGGTGGAAATGCCCCACGACTGGCGGCTTGACGCGGCTGCATCATTAACCTCAGTGGAGCGTATACCATGA
- a CDS encoding ABC transporter ATP-binding protein, whose protein sequence is MSLSASARTTVLEAHDLDFTYHAGFSLLPGSRVGHHAVRGVSLALGQGETLGLVGESGCGKSTLAALLCGDRQPDSGTLALFGAPFAGYLRPNRRRLARVLQVVAQDTLGAFDPRHTIGRQIEEVLLIHAIGGKSERRDRAREALGAVALPGAMLDRYPHQMSGGQRQRAAIARALVTEPNILLCDEPVSALDVSVQAQVLNLLLDLQEKRGLSILFISHDVRVVRHVSHRVVVMQAGRVVESGPTSTVFAAPSDPYTAKLLAAVPKGKRRASSADTACSRLMLAEARAC, encoded by the coding sequence ATGAGTTTGAGCGCGTCAGCCAGGACGACAGTCCTTGAGGCCCACGATCTGGATTTCACTTACCACGCCGGATTTTCTCTTCTGCCGGGTAGTCGGGTCGGTCATCATGCCGTCCGTGGTGTTTCGCTCGCGCTTGGTCAGGGCGAAACGCTCGGTCTGGTCGGCGAGTCTGGATGCGGGAAATCAACCCTGGCCGCATTGCTGTGCGGCGACCGCCAGCCGGATAGCGGCACGCTGGCACTCTTCGGCGCACCCTTCGCCGGCTATCTCAGGCCGAATCGCCGGCGTCTGGCCCGCGTTCTTCAGGTCGTCGCACAAGATACGCTTGGGGCGTTCGACCCGCGGCATACCATCGGCCGGCAGATTGAGGAAGTGCTGCTGATTCATGCTATCGGCGGCAAGAGCGAGCGGCGCGATCGGGCCAGAGAAGCGCTCGGCGCCGTGGCGCTGCCGGGCGCCATGTTGGATCGTTATCCGCATCAGATGTCGGGAGGGCAGCGGCAGCGCGCCGCCATCGCCCGGGCGCTGGTGACCGAACCCAACATCCTGCTTTGCGATGAACCCGTCTCGGCGCTGGATGTGTCGGTTCAGGCTCAGGTGCTCAATCTCCTGCTCGATCTTCAGGAGAAGCGCGGTCTTTCTATCCTGTTCATCAGCCACGATGTGCGCGTGGTGCGCCATGTGTCGCATCGGGTCGTCGTGATGCAGGCCGGTCGCGTGGTGGAGAGCGGGCCGACGTCAACCGTCTTCGCCGCGCCGTCCGACCCCTATACCGCGAAGTTGCTTGCTGCCGTGCCGAAAGGCAAGCGTCGGGCAAGCTCTGCGGATACGGCGTGCAGCCGCTTAATGCTGGCGGAGGCGAGAGCATGCTGA
- a CDS encoding ABC transporter permease produces the protein MLNIMTGSFFRAILTVFLVVTFTFVMLRISGDPMTSLLGVETPPQVVDMLRQQWGLDRPVAEQYFTYLGRMLTGDFGTSLRSGQDALALIIEKVPATLRLMAAALVLALAAGVPLGIVAARYRGGFVDRAVMSLAVLTHSVPTFLTGILLIQLFAVKLRLLPSGGGATLAHMVMPTLVIGLYNAGVIARFVRSSALEVIGQRYVLAARAKRVSEWGIIFRHVMPNAALPLLTLLGFLLGGMIGGSAVVEAVYAWPGVGLLLISSVASRDVAVVQAIVILITVAMVSANLLVDFLHAVADPRLRYPKRA, from the coding sequence ATGCTGAACATCATGACCGGCTCATTTTTTCGCGCGATATTGACGGTTTTCCTGGTGGTGACCTTCACCTTCGTGATGCTGCGCATCAGCGGCGACCCGATGACGTCGCTCCTTGGCGTCGAGACCCCGCCGCAGGTGGTCGACATGCTGCGCCAGCAATGGGGGCTGGATCGCCCGGTGGCCGAACAGTATTTCACCTATCTCGGCCGGATGCTGACCGGCGATTTCGGCACCTCGCTGCGAAGTGGTCAGGATGCGCTTGCCCTCATCATCGAGAAGGTTCCGGCGACGCTGCGGTTGATGGCGGCCGCGCTGGTACTGGCGCTGGCGGCAGGCGTCCCGCTGGGTATCGTCGCGGCCCGCTATCGTGGCGGATTTGTCGACCGCGCGGTGATGAGTCTCGCCGTGCTGACGCACTCTGTGCCAACCTTTCTGACCGGCATTCTTCTGATCCAGCTGTTTGCCGTAAAGCTGCGGCTGCTGCCGTCTGGCGGCGGGGCAACGCTCGCCCACATGGTGATGCCCACGCTGGTGATTGGGCTTTACAATGCCGGCGTCATCGCGCGATTCGTTCGTTCAAGCGCGCTGGAGGTGATCGGGCAGCGCTATGTCCTCGCCGCCCGAGCGAAGCGGGTATCGGAGTGGGGGATTATCTTCAGGCATGTGATGCCGAACGCGGCGCTTCCCTTGCTGACGCTGCTCGGATTTTTGCTCGGCGGCATGATTGGCGGTTCTGCGGTGGTCGAGGCGGTATACGCCTGGCCCGGCGTTGGCCTGCTGTTGATCAGTTCGGTTGCTTCCCGCGATGTTGCGGTGGTTCAGGCGATTGTCATTCTCATCACGGTTGCGATGGTCAGCGCCAACCTGCTGGTCGACTTCCTGCACGCGGTGGCTGACCCCCGTCTGCGCTACCCGAAACGCGCTTAA
- a CDS encoding ABC transporter permease, with protein sequence MADITPESPKLPSGVFTRLPRINPLLAVCVSIIVLAVGLAVFADVLAPYGFAQIDLRARKMPPLHVGAGATHWLGTDEMGRDILSRIFYALRMSILISLGASIISMFIGTALGLIASFRRGFADAIIRVAVDFQASMPFIIIALTVLAFLGNSLTLFICLLGLFGWERFARLTRTMAGLELGKPYIAALHRNGAGSFRIAMVHVLPNILAVVLVTFTVVMPEILILESSLSFLGLGVQPPLVSLGSLVGAGRDYIMTEWWIAIVPGVVIFVLSLTISLIGDQLRDIFDPTLK encoded by the coding sequence ATGGCCGATATCACCCCTGAGTCACCCAAGCTGCCCTCCGGCGTCTTCACCAGACTTCCACGCATCAATCCGCTGCTGGCGGTATGTGTATCGATTATTGTGCTGGCGGTCGGTCTTGCGGTATTCGCCGACGTGCTGGCGCCATACGGCTTTGCTCAGATCGACCTGAGGGCCCGCAAGATGCCGCCGCTCCACGTCGGGGCCGGCGCTACGCACTGGCTCGGTACCGATGAGATGGGGCGCGACATCCTAAGCCGCATCTTTTACGCGCTGCGTATGAGCATCCTGATATCGCTCGGCGCGTCGATCATCAGCATGTTCATCGGCACGGCGCTGGGGCTTATCGCGAGTTTCCGTCGTGGCTTTGCCGACGCCATCATCCGGGTGGCGGTCGATTTTCAGGCGTCCATGCCGTTTATTATCATCGCGCTTACGGTTTTGGCGTTTCTCGGCAACAGCCTCACGCTGTTCATCTGCCTGCTGGGGTTATTTGGCTGGGAACGGTTTGCGCGCCTGACGCGGACCATGGCCGGCCTTGAACTGGGAAAACCCTATATCGCCGCGTTGCATCGCAACGGCGCGGGGAGTTTTCGCATCGCGATGGTTCACGTGCTCCCCAATATTCTGGCGGTGGTACTGGTCACCTTCACGGTGGTGATGCCTGAAATCCTCATTCTGGAATCATCGCTGAGTTTCCTTGGCCTCGGCGTGCAGCCGCCACTGGTCAGTCTGGGTTCCCTGGTGGGCGCCGGCCGCGACTACATCATGACCGAGTGGTGGATCGCTATCGTTCCGGGCGTGGTCATCTTCGTCCTGTCGCTAACCATTAGTCTTATCGGCGACCAGCTACGCGACATCTTCGACCCGACGCTGAAATGA
- a CDS encoding glycerophosphodiester phosphodiesterase → MNPLRMTPETLRLGGHRGHSVGAPENTLAAFKKAFEYGGRGVTCETDLGITRDGELVLIHDSTVDRTTNGRGLVQNMTYAELAQLDAGQWFSHEFAGERVPRLRDALQLARELGIIYQLELKLYDRNEVLFPKLRALIDELDCAELLQFSSFDYVQLKAVKAAIPEVPTVGLMHSRLIDPAALARQANLDAMNIEIYHFASGEARQLHDEGFAAFLYLPGQEHQKRKDYGVDIEAQVVQWIRDGQLDQLLGDDVAQVARLKQEAFG, encoded by the coding sequence ATGAATCCGTTAAGAATGACGCCAGAGACTCTGCGCCTCGGCGGCCACCGCGGCCACAGCGTCGGGGCGCCGGAAAACACCCTCGCCGCGTTTAAAAAGGCGTTTGAATACGGCGGCCGCGGCGTGACCTGTGAAACCGACCTCGGCATCACCCGCGATGGCGAACTGGTGCTGATTCACGACAGCACGGTTGACCGCACCACCAACGGCCGTGGCCTGGTGCAAAACATGACCTATGCCGAACTCGCCCAACTCGATGCCGGGCAATGGTTCAGCCATGAATTCGCCGGAGAGCGCGTTCCGCGGCTCAGGGATGCGCTACAGCTTGCCCGCGAGCTTGGCATCATCTATCAGCTTGAGCTTAAGTTATACGATCGCAATGAGGTGCTTTTCCCGAAGCTCCGCGCGCTGATTGATGAACTGGACTGTGCCGAGCTATTGCAGTTTTCCTCGTTTGACTACGTGCAACTGAAGGCGGTGAAAGCGGCGATACCGGAAGTGCCGACCGTCGGCCTGATGCATTCTCGTTTGATCGACCCTGCCGCGCTGGCCCGGCAGGCCAATCTCGATGCGATGAATATTGAGATCTACCATTTTGCCAGCGGAGAGGCGCGCCAGCTGCATGACGAGGGTTTCGCCGCCTTCCTCTACCTGCCGGGACAGGAGCATCAGAAGCGCAAGGACTACGGCGTTGATATCGAAGCTCAGGTCGTGCAATGGATTCGTGACGGTCAGTTGGATCAACTGCTGGGCGATGACGTTGCGCAGGTGGCAAGGCTCAAACAGGAAGCCTTCGGCTGA
- a CDS encoding helix-turn-helix transcriptional regulator: MVIPNAFMLSIRGYGALEAPHRHDHSQLVLPLSGSLSIDISGQSAQLDRRLAAYVDRHFPHAQQSRGANQFLIVDVEPDHLDPLVADYLASCRFLSLAPEANNLIDYMGTMLVKGRVPDSRIQLWAPLLLDALTGEGPQPRSRLAGLISAIDSDPFLDWTTEFMAQQAGMSVSRLHAVFRRERDTTPHAWLARVRLGRVQHWLATTNLPIAEIAYRGRYADQSALTRAMRKATGLTPAAFRQLSQESGPKERES, encoded by the coding sequence ATGGTTATACCTAATGCCTTCATGCTGTCCATTCGCGGCTACGGCGCGCTGGAGGCGCCTCATCGTCACGATCATTCGCAGTTGGTTTTACCGCTGTCCGGGTCGCTCAGTATTGATATCTCTGGGCAGAGCGCCCAGTTGGATCGCCGTCTGGCCGCCTATGTCGACAGGCATTTTCCTCATGCGCAGCAAAGCCGCGGGGCAAACCAGTTTCTGATTGTGGACGTTGAGCCGGACCATCTGGATCCCCTTGTCGCGGACTATCTGGCATCGTGCCGGTTCCTGAGTCTTGCGCCGGAAGCCAACAATCTGATTGATTACATGGGCACGATGCTGGTCAAAGGCCGGGTGCCCGACTCGCGGATTCAACTGTGGGCGCCGCTGTTGCTGGATGCGCTGACCGGCGAGGGGCCGCAGCCGCGTTCACGGCTGGCGGGGCTGATATCGGCTATCGACAGTGACCCTTTTCTGGACTGGACCACCGAGTTCATGGCGCAGCAGGCGGGGATGAGCGTCAGCCGGCTACATGCCGTGTTCCGCCGCGAACGCGATACCACGCCGCACGCCTGGCTGGCGCGGGTACGGCTGGGTCGGGTGCAGCACTGGCTGGCGACGACGAATCTGCCCATCGCCGAGATTGCCTACCGAGGCCGCTATGCCGATCAAAGCGCCCTGACCCGGGCCATGCGCAAGGCGACGGGGCTGACGCCAGCGGCGTTTCGACAGCTGTCGCAGGAGTCTGGGCCTAAAGAACGCGAGTCTTAA
- a CDS encoding DMT family transporter produces the protein MVDGKRTVAGVACGMGAGALWGLVFLAPELVRAFSPLQIAIGRYIAYGLIALVLLALRGPSLMRRLTRREWFALGWLSLAGNTLYYILLSSAVQMAGIAVTSLVIGFMPVVVTLIGSRDRGAVPLRRLLPSLLMCAAGALCIGWQALGAPASAAVGAQAVGLLCALGALISWSSFAVGNSRWLARVSSVSAHDWNLMMGIVTGAQSLVLIPFAIMLNTNSHSDVAWAQFAGVSIGLAVLASIVGNLFWNQMSRLLPLTLVGQMILFETLFALIYGFLWEQRLPTYLEAAAFTLVVCSVASCVAVHRKPVPHDDEDGLTTA, from the coding sequence ATGGTGGATGGTAAAAGAACAGTAGCGGGTGTGGCGTGCGGCATGGGGGCCGGCGCGCTCTGGGGGTTGGTTTTCCTGGCGCCGGAGCTGGTGCGTGCGTTTAGCCCGCTGCAGATCGCCATCGGCCGCTATATTGCCTACGGCCTGATTGCGTTGGTGTTGCTGGCGCTGCGCGGGCCGTCGCTGATGCGGCGACTGACGCGCCGTGAGTGGTTCGCGCTGGGCTGGCTCTCGCTGGCGGGCAACACCCTGTATTACATTCTGCTGTCCAGCGCGGTACAGATGGCGGGCATCGCCGTCACGTCGTTGGTGATTGGTTTTATGCCGGTGGTGGTGACCTTGATCGGCAGCCGCGATCGGGGCGCGGTGCCGCTGCGCAGGCTGTTGCCGTCGTTGCTGATGTGCGCGGCCGGCGCCCTGTGCATCGGCTGGCAGGCGCTGGGCGCGCCGGCGTCCGCCGCCGTGGGGGCTCAGGCGGTCGGCCTGCTGTGCGCGCTGGGCGCACTGATATCCTGGAGCAGCTTTGCCGTAGGCAACAGCCGCTGGCTGGCCCGCGTGTCTTCTGTCTCGGCCCATGACTGGAATCTCATGATGGGTATCGTTACCGGCGCGCAGTCGCTGGTGCTGATTCCTTTCGCCATCATGCTTAACACCAACAGCCACAGCGACGTCGCCTGGGCGCAGTTCGCCGGCGTATCTATCGGGTTGGCGGTGCTGGCTTCCATCGTCGGCAACCTGTTTTGGAACCAGATGAGTCGCCTGTTGCCGCTCACGCTGGTCGGGCAGATGATTTTGTTTGAAACCCTGTTCGCGCTGATTTACGGCTTTTTGTGGGAGCAACGCTTGCCCACGTATCTGGAGGCCGCCGCTTTTACGCTGGTGGTTTGCAGCGTGGCGTCCTGCGTCGCGGTACACCGGAAACCCGTGCCTCATGACGACGAAGACGGTTTAACCACTGCTTAA
- a CDS encoding helix-turn-helix domain-containing protein, whose translation MSQYEAFEVLQHYKTRLQETVTLANEVQLAVWQNSHDRVTLENAHHHIFSMYVQDGYESYHKRPDGWFNGGAPGRFCLMPKESQSTWDIRGSLRFAHFYCTDQHLRQLAEQTWDRSPASIRLDERIFIADPALEALYRHFLLAGNWGDPASQMTLSSATTLVMLHMLRQYSQLQWQAPNSRGGLAPAVLRRVKARIDARLGEPLTLAELAAEADLSEFHFSRMFRQSEGMAPHQYVMKRRLAQAEQWLRHSRRSITDIALACGFSSASHFSQRFRAEYGITPSALRQQCSG comes from the coding sequence ATGAGCCAGTACGAGGCGTTCGAGGTATTACAGCATTATAAAACCCGGTTGCAGGAGACGGTCACGCTTGCCAACGAGGTGCAACTGGCGGTCTGGCAAAACAGTCACGATCGGGTCACGCTGGAAAACGCCCATCACCACATTTTCAGCATGTACGTGCAGGATGGCTACGAAAGCTACCACAAGCGTCCGGACGGGTGGTTCAACGGCGGCGCGCCGGGGCGTTTTTGTCTGATGCCGAAAGAGAGCCAGTCCACCTGGGATATTCGCGGCAGCCTGCGGTTCGCCCACTTTTACTGTACCGATCAGCACCTGCGCCAGCTGGCGGAGCAAACCTGGGATCGCAGCCCGGCGTCGATTCGTCTGGATGAGCGTATTTTTATCGCCGACCCGGCGCTGGAGGCGCTGTACCGCCATTTCCTGCTCGCCGGCAACTGGGGCGACCCGGCCAGCCAGATGACGCTGAGTTCCGCGACCACGTTGGTGATGCTGCATATGCTGCGTCAGTACAGCCAGTTGCAGTGGCAGGCGCCGAACAGCCGCGGCGGGCTGGCCCCGGCGGTGTTGCGGCGGGTAAAGGCGCGGATTGACGCCCGGTTGGGGGAGCCGCTTACGCTGGCCGAGCTGGCGGCGGAAGCCGATCTTAGCGAGTTTCATTTTTCCCGCATGTTCCGCCAGAGCGAGGGCATGGCGCCGCATCAGTATGTGATGAAGCGGCGGCTGGCGCAGGCGGAACAGTGGCTACGCCACAGCCGCCGTTCCATCACCGATATCGCGCTGGCCTGCGGGTTCAGCTCCGCCAGCCATTTCAGCCAGCGCTTTCGCGCCGAGTACGGCATCACGCCTTCGGCGCTGCGTCAGCAATGCTCAGGCTGA
- the pepT gene encoding peptidase T, whose amino-acid sequence MNNNLARQLTDRFYRYLAVTSQSDAAATTLPSTPGQMAMARLLAEELRALGLSQVVCDEHATVTAVKPGNTPSAPRIGFITHIDTVDVGLSPEIHPQTLRFSGEDLCLNPAQDIWLRVGEHPEILPYRDQEIIFSDGTSVLGADNKAAVTVVMTLLENLRDDQPHGDIVVAFVPDEEIGLRGAKALDLARFDVDFAYTIDCCELGEVVYENFNAAAAEIRFTGVTAHPMSAKGVLVNPILMAHDFISQFDRRHTPEHTEGREGYVWFNDIHANANEAVLKASIRDFDLAGFAQRKQQIRDVAAQIAARYPTGQVSCAIADIYSNISNALGDDRRALDLLFAAMDTLSIAPNVIPMRGGTDGAALSAKGILTPNFFTGAHNFHSRFEFLPLPSFVKSYQVALTLCLLAAQQPSA is encoded by the coding sequence ATGAACAATAACCTGGCGCGTCAGTTGACCGACCGTTTCTACCGCTATCTGGCGGTCACCAGCCAAAGCGACGCCGCCGCGACCACGCTGCCGAGCACGCCGGGCCAGATGGCGATGGCCCGGTTGCTGGCGGAAGAATTGCGCGCGCTGGGGCTGAGCCAGGTGGTGTGCGACGAGCACGCCACCGTCACCGCCGTGAAGCCGGGCAACACGCCGTCCGCGCCGCGCATCGGCTTCATCACCCATATCGACACCGTGGATGTCGGCCTGTCGCCGGAAATTCATCCGCAAACCTTGCGTTTTAGCGGCGAAGATCTGTGTCTCAATCCAGCGCAGGACATCTGGCTGCGGGTCGGCGAGCATCCGGAAATCCTGCCCTATCGCGATCAGGAGATTATTTTCAGCGACGGCACCAGCGTGCTGGGGGCAGACAACAAAGCCGCCGTCACCGTGGTGATGACGCTACTGGAAAATTTGCGCGACGACCAGCCGCACGGCGATATCGTGGTAGCGTTCGTGCCGGATGAAGAGATTGGGCTACGTGGCGCCAAGGCGCTGGATCTGGCGCGTTTCGACGTCGATTTCGCCTACACCATCGACTGCTGTGAACTGGGCGAAGTGGTATACGAGAATTTTAACGCCGCCGCCGCGGAAATCCGTTTTACCGGCGTCACCGCGCACCCGATGTCGGCCAAAGGCGTGCTGGTCAACCCGATCCTGATGGCGCACGATTTCATCAGCCAGTTTGACCGCCGGCACACCCCGGAGCACACCGAAGGCCGCGAAGGTTACGTCTGGTTCAACGACATTCACGCCAACGCCAATGAGGCGGTGCTGAAAGCCTCGATCCGCGATTTCGATCTGGCCGGCTTTGCACAGCGTAAACAGCAGATACGCGACGTCGCGGCGCAGATCGCCGCCCGGTACCCCACCGGTCAGGTCAGCTGCGCCATCGCCGATATCTACAGCAACATCAGCAACGCGCTGGGAGACGACCGGCGGGCGCTGGATCTGCTGTTCGCCGCCATGGACACCCTGTCGATAGCGCCGAACGTGATTCCGATGCGCGGCGGCACCGACGGCGCGGCGCTGTCGGCCAAAGGCATTCTGACGCCGAACTTTTTTACCGGCGCGCACAACTTCCATTCACGCTTTGAGTTTCTGCCGCTGCCGTCGTTCGTCAAATCCTATCAGGTGGCGTTGACGCTGTGCCTGCTGGCGGCGCAGCAGCCTTCAGCCTGA